In bacterium (Candidatus Blackallbacteria) CG13_big_fil_rev_8_21_14_2_50_49_14, the following are encoded in one genomic region:
- a CDS encoding phosphatidylserine decarboxylase — MANRAEIPLYNRQTQTLEFEQVFERGFMDFAYGHPLGRLFESALFSRKWFSKLYGHLKEQPGSQAQIQTFIQRYGLDISELEKPPEAYADYQAFFTRQLKPGARPIDPVPEHLVSPADARVLMLPLEEGVVVPVKGKRFALRDLLQNGSLAQTYAKGLCLIYRLAPVDYHHYCYIDRGWHRAHQRIAGALHSVSPLAQACRTVFPENERQWTLLHTEQFGPVLQIEVGALVVGRIQQLQSQGGKFERGQEKGWFALGGSTIIQLFLPGKVAIDPDICYYSAQAIETRVHQGSKVGKKN; from the coding sequence ATGGCAAACCGAGCAGAGATTCCGCTTTATAACCGTCAGACACAGACGCTGGAGTTTGAACAGGTTTTTGAGCGGGGATTTATGGATTTCGCCTATGGCCACCCCTTGGGAAGACTCTTTGAATCAGCACTTTTCAGTCGCAAATGGTTTTCCAAGCTCTATGGCCATTTGAAAGAACAGCCAGGGAGCCAGGCCCAGATCCAAACGTTTATTCAGAGGTATGGCCTGGATATTTCTGAGCTTGAAAAACCGCCCGAAGCCTATGCCGATTATCAGGCTTTTTTTACCCGTCAGCTCAAGCCAGGTGCCCGCCCCATCGATCCAGTGCCAGAACACCTGGTTTCGCCTGCCGATGCCCGTGTTTTGATGCTTCCCCTGGAAGAAGGTGTGGTCGTTCCCGTGAAAGGGAAACGCTTTGCCCTGCGGGACCTCTTGCAAAATGGCTCCCTGGCGCAAACTTATGCCAAGGGCCTCTGTCTGATTTACCGATTGGCCCCTGTGGACTATCACCATTACTGCTATATTGACCGTGGCTGGCACCGGGCGCATCAGCGCATTGCCGGGGCGCTTCACTCCGTCAGTCCACTGGCGCAAGCCTGTCGGACGGTTTTTCCTGAAAATGAACGCCAATGGACGCTGCTGCATACCGAACAGTTTGGGCCGGTGCTGCAAATCGAAGTGGGAGCGCTTGTCGTGGGCCGAATTCAGCAATTGCAAAGCCAAGGAGGGAAATTTGAACGCGGTCAGGAAAAGGGCTGGTTTGCTCTGGGGGGCTCAACCATCATTCAGCTCTTTCTGCCTGGCAAAGTGGCCATAGATCCGGATATTTGTTATTATTCCGCCCAAGCGATAGAAACCCGTGTACACCAGGGCAGCAAAGTTGGAAAGAAGAACTGA
- the secF gene encoding protein translocase subunit SecF, with protein sequence MAGIPTSTNFQVISKRKLWYLIALGYIIPCLILIFMGGIKLGIDFTGGSMFELAFAKAPKISELRKELQTINKETFSDAQLSEMKDSAGKTITSIRSKPIDNKEQVKIFNDLKSKFGEFEQIRVEVVGPTIGGELKSKAVWATLIVMGMIVLYLTFRFSFDYAMCAIFCLCHDVTTVLGIFAAMGMFMGVEIDSLFVTAILTVAGFSVHDTIVTFDRIRENAGDMGRGKTFAQVANESINQTIARSMNTSLTTMFPLFCLTFFGGATIKYFSLAMLLGIIFGTYSSIFIASPLLVSWREIANPTHHRKATA encoded by the coding sequence TTGGCTGGAATACCTACATCAACCAATTTTCAAGTCATATCCAAACGCAAACTCTGGTACCTGATTGCGCTTGGCTATATTATTCCCTGTCTGATACTTATTTTTATGGGCGGCATTAAACTCGGGATTGATTTTACCGGGGGGTCTATGTTTGAATTGGCCTTTGCCAAGGCTCCCAAGATCAGCGAGTTACGCAAAGAGCTTCAGACCATCAACAAAGAAACCTTCAGTGATGCCCAGCTCAGTGAAATGAAAGACAGTGCAGGAAAAACCATCACTTCGATTCGTTCGAAGCCGATCGACAACAAAGAACAGGTCAAGATTTTTAACGACCTCAAAAGTAAATTCGGTGAATTTGAACAGATCCGTGTTGAAGTCGTGGGCCCGACCATTGGGGGAGAATTAAAGTCCAAAGCTGTTTGGGCCACCCTGATCGTGATGGGCATGATCGTGCTCTATCTGACCTTTCGCTTCAGTTTTGACTATGCCATGTGTGCGATTTTCTGCCTGTGTCATGACGTGACAACGGTTTTAGGGATCTTTGCTGCCATGGGCATGTTTATGGGGGTTGAAATTGACAGCTTGTTTGTCACCGCAATTCTCACGGTTGCAGGCTTTTCAGTGCACGATACGATTGTTACCTTTGACCGTATCCGCGAAAATGCAGGCGATATGGGGCGGGGCAAAACCTTTGCGCAGGTGGCCAATGAGTCGATCAATCAAACGATTGCGCGCAGTATGAATACCTCTTTGACCACCATGTTTCCGCTGTTTTGCCTTACCTTTTTCGGTGGGGCGACGATTAAGTATTTCTCCTTGGCCATGTTGCTGGGCATTATCTTTGGAACCTATTCCAGTATTTTTATTGCCAGTCCGCTCTTGGTCAGTTGGCGTGAAATTGCAAATCCGACCCATCATCGCAAGGCCACAGCTTAA
- a CDS encoding NADP oxidoreductase — translation MKIAVLGTGMVGQAIATRLLDLGHEVKMGSRTDNHPKATEWVAKFPQNASQGTFADAARFAEILFNCTSGGASLIALEAAGEENMQGKILIDLANPLDFSQGMPPQLSVCNTDSLGEQIQRAFPQTLVVKTLNTMNCNIMVNPGLVGEGEHHVFLSGNDPEAKQKVRELLLSFGWKDAFILDLGDITTARGTEAWLPLWLRIWGATGSGQFNLRLVK, via the coding sequence ATGAAAATTGCGGTTTTGGGAACGGGTATGGTCGGACAGGCGATTGCGACCCGTTTGCTTGATTTGGGCCATGAGGTCAAAATGGGAAGTCGCACAGACAATCATCCCAAGGCAACTGAATGGGTTGCAAAATTTCCTCAAAATGCATCGCAGGGCACCTTTGCCGATGCTGCCCGTTTTGCAGAAATCCTGTTTAATTGCACCTCAGGCGGGGCCTCGTTGATTGCGCTTGAGGCCGCTGGCGAAGAGAATATGCAAGGCAAAATTTTAATTGATTTGGCAAATCCTTTGGATTTTTCTCAGGGCATGCCCCCCCAATTATCAGTTTGCAATACAGATTCACTGGGAGAACAGATCCAAAGGGCTTTTCCCCAGACTTTGGTGGTCAAGACACTCAATACCATGAACTGCAATATCATGGTCAATCCAGGCCTGGTAGGGGAGGGGGAGCACCATGTTTTCCTCAGTGGAAATGATCCTGAAGCCAAGCAAAAGGTCAGAGAACTTTTGCTTTCCTTTGGCTGGAAAGATGCTTTTATTCTCGATTTGGGAGATATCACGACGGCTCGCGGAACTGAAGCCTGGCTGCCGCTGTGGTTGCGTATTTGGGGGGCTACTGGCAGCGGGCAATTTAATCTGCGCTTGGTCAAATAG